In one Vibrio sp. YMD68 genomic region, the following are encoded:
- a CDS encoding nitrous oxide-stimulated promoter family protein, whose amino-acid sequence MTFEHSNLLTDSLLTEFKTVHSMLLIFCRHHHGATSLCQECQELADYAETKLDRCPYGQEKPTCNRCPIHCYKPQQKEQMRWVMRYSGPKMLIPHPILAIRHLIHERKTVPEKPKPNASNRHKRQK is encoded by the coding sequence ATGACGTTTGAACACAGCAATCTATTAACCGATTCATTGCTGACTGAGTTTAAAACGGTTCACTCCATGCTGCTAATCTTTTGTCGGCATCATCATGGCGCGACATCGCTTTGTCAGGAATGCCAGGAACTTGCGGACTACGCGGAAACTAAGCTTGATCGATGCCCATACGGCCAAGAAAAACCAACGTGTAATCGATGTCCCATTCACTGCTATAAGCCGCAACAAAAAGAGCAAATGCGATGGGTGATGCGTTATTCTGGGCCAAAGATGCTTATACCTCATCCCATACTCGCGATTCGCCACTTGATACATGAAAGAAAAACGGTTCCGGAAAAACCGAAGCCTAACGCGTCTAATCGCCACAAGCGACAAAAATAG
- a CDS encoding DUF2986 domain-containing protein: protein MNRKKKINQILKKKQKQHNAKLHSSNKPRYISKAERAKMEAEEANKALESSESVQTEQDLSADKVNDSTEQQ, encoded by the coding sequence ATGAATCGTAAAAAGAAAATTAATCAAATATTGAAAAAAAAGCAAAAGCAACACAATGCCAAACTGCACTCGAGCAATAAGCCTCGTTATATTTCTAAAGCTGAAAGAGCAAAAATGGAAGCAGAAGAGGCAAACAAAGCTTTAGAAAGTTCAGAATCCGTTCAAACAGAACAGGATCTGAGCGCAGATAAAGTAAACGACAGCACTGAGCAGCAATAA
- a CDS encoding NYN domain-containing protein, with amino-acid sequence MENIAVLVDVQNVYYTTRDKYRRNFDYNQFWHVATAGCHVAQANAYAISSKDPKQRQFHHILRGIGFNVCLKPFIQRKDGSAKGDWDVGIALDAFELASTVDRVILVSGDGDFSMLVDRIKSRFNKPVEVYGVPGLTSQDLIESASKFIPIDDDLLL; translated from the coding sequence ATGGAAAATATAGCGGTTTTAGTTGATGTACAAAACGTGTATTACACGACTCGTGATAAATATCGTCGTAACTTCGACTACAACCAGTTTTGGCATGTAGCAACAGCAGGTTGTCACGTTGCTCAAGCGAATGCCTACGCAATCTCAAGTAAAGATCCTAAACAACGTCAGTTTCACCATATTCTACGAGGCATTGGTTTTAACGTTTGTTTAAAACCTTTCATTCAACGTAAAGATGGCAGTGCGAAAGGGGATTGGGATGTGGGCATTGCCCTTGATGCTTTTGAGCTGGCATCCACGGTAGACAGAGTGATTTTGGTGTCGGGTGATGGCGACTTTTCTATGTTGGTTGATCGAATCAAATCTCGATTTAATAAGCCTGTTGAAGTGTATGGTGTACCGGGCTTAACATCTCAAGATTTGATTGAATCCGCGAGCAAGTTCATACCCATCGATGACGACCTGCTGCTTTAA
- a CDS encoding beta-phosphoglucomutase family hydrolase: protein MYIDLEKYQGLIFDMDGTLIDTMPAHLDAWEKTSIHFDFPFTREWLNSLGGMPSYKIVAEINRKHGLNLDALEIAAYKMDAFANTPEQGEVIPCTVEVLQRYYGKKKLAVGTGSQRKSALRLLDKAGLLPKLDCVVSATDVVNHKPEPDTFLLAAEHLGLAADQCVVFEDTALGKAAAHAAGMDCIMVEQDTLVFYPVMN, encoded by the coding sequence ATGTACATTGATTTAGAGAAGTATCAAGGTCTTATTTTTGATATGGATGGAACGCTGATTGATACGATGCCAGCACACCTTGATGCTTGGGAGAAAACATCTATCCACTTTGATTTCCCTTTCACCCGAGAGTGGTTGAACAGCCTAGGTGGTATGCCTAGCTATAAAATTGTAGCTGAGATCAATCGAAAGCATGGACTTAATCTCGACGCTTTGGAAATCGCGGCGTATAAAATGGACGCGTTCGCTAATACTCCAGAACAAGGCGAGGTTATCCCTTGTACCGTGGAGGTATTGCAACGCTATTATGGTAAAAAGAAGCTCGCTGTCGGGACGGGAAGCCAACGCAAGAGTGCACTTAGGTTGTTAGATAAAGCTGGCCTTTTACCTAAGCTAGATTGTGTCGTATCGGCAACCGATGTGGTTAACCATAAACCGGAGCCTGATACGTTCTTACTCGCGGCCGAACATTTAGGGTTAGCGGCAGATCAGTGTGTGGTTTTTGAAGATACTGCATTAGGTAAAGCGGCGGCGCACGCAGCTGGAATGGATTGTATTATGGTGGAACAAGATACGTTGGTTTTTTACCCTGTAATGAACTAG
- a CDS encoding methyl-accepting chemotaxis protein has product MNIKQKLYSLGIVSVIGVLALVGTTTHFSNTTLELNQASLLVSQLETRLLHLRRNEKDFLLRKDAKYLDKFNDNMSIFLDKESKLSAILISNSFGSTEKLRTDILAYQKGFQNLVQAYSKLGLKESEQLRGRYNSSLDKLKSQVNSDTLVRLMEFDKKLLIGEWDESLISSINDAAFLADAKALLAQEIVIGVAYNVGLLGETRALSHTVEEQFKEFSSTLATEVSELQDRLFLIKQAVTACVILFIILFIYQISRSINLQVSKLLSVIQEIARSNNVSMRANLTGNNELVSIGTYFNRLLDKLEVLISGTQDKAGQLSQTTSNMHVELENVITQFHTQADHTTTMATAVQEMVATINEISESTAVAVEGVQQATVNAKHGREVVSSTVDNIGSLSNILGESQTSISSLNEHVEKIGGAVHIIQGIAEQTNLLALNAAIEAARAGEQGRGFAVVADEVRALASRTHQSTEEITKVVDAIQKQMSTVVVNIDQCNDQGQETLTASQTLDESLAQILTDMDNIQSNSERIASAIEEQGIVMNQVSESITELNAISDSNMQSAQQCLTEVDTVSEQAREMDLAVAEFRTESKA; this is encoded by the coding sequence ATGAATATCAAGCAAAAGTTGTACTCATTAGGCATTGTTTCCGTCATTGGTGTTCTTGCTTTGGTTGGAACAACAACCCATTTTAGCAATACTACATTGGAGTTAAATCAAGCGAGCTTGCTCGTCTCACAGCTTGAGACTCGACTTTTGCATCTAAGACGTAACGAGAAGGACTTCTTGCTCCGCAAAGATGCCAAATACCTTGACAAGTTTAATGACAACATGTCGATCTTTTTAGACAAAGAATCCAAACTGTCTGCAATACTGATCTCGAATTCTTTTGGTTCAACAGAAAAACTTCGCACGGATATTCTTGCCTACCAAAAGGGCTTTCAAAACTTAGTTCAAGCCTATAGCAAATTAGGTTTAAAAGAGTCTGAGCAATTGAGAGGCCGTTATAATTCCAGTCTCGACAAGCTCAAAAGCCAAGTCAATAGCGATACCTTAGTGCGTCTTATGGAATTCGATAAAAAACTACTGATTGGCGAATGGGACGAATCATTAATTTCATCCATCAACGATGCCGCTTTTTTGGCGGATGCCAAGGCTCTATTAGCTCAGGAAATAGTGATTGGTGTGGCCTATAATGTCGGTTTACTTGGTGAGACTCGCGCTCTATCTCATACAGTAGAAGAGCAATTTAAAGAGTTTTCCTCCACGCTCGCTACAGAAGTATCCGAACTTCAAGACCGATTATTCCTTATAAAACAAGCTGTCACTGCTTGTGTTATTCTTTTCATTATTCTATTTATTTATCAAATATCCCGCTCAATTAACCTTCAAGTATCAAAGCTTTTAAGTGTCATCCAGGAGATTGCACGTTCAAACAATGTATCCATGCGCGCCAATTTAACGGGTAACAATGAACTTGTCTCAATCGGTACTTATTTCAATCGCCTTCTCGATAAACTCGAAGTGTTGATTTCCGGCACACAAGACAAAGCGGGTCAGCTATCACAAACCACCAGTAACATGCACGTTGAATTGGAAAATGTCATTACCCAATTCCACACACAAGCTGATCACACAACCACGATGGCCACAGCAGTGCAAGAAATGGTGGCGACCATCAATGAGATCTCGGAAAGCACCGCAGTTGCCGTCGAAGGCGTTCAACAAGCAACAGTTAACGCAAAACATGGCCGAGAAGTCGTGAGTTCAACAGTGGATAATATCGGTTCACTTTCTAATATTTTGGGTGAAAGCCAGACTTCGATCTCATCACTGAACGAACATGTCGAGAAAATTGGCGGTGCCGTCCATATTATTCAAGGCATTGCGGAGCAAACAAATCTATTGGCACTGAACGCGGCGATAGAAGCTGCGCGTGCCGGTGAGCAAGGTCGTGGTTTTGCTGTGGTTGCCGATGAAGTTCGCGCACTGGCGAGTCGTACTCATCAATCGACTGAAGAGATAACCAAAGTCGTTGATGCGATTCAGAAGCAAATGTCGACAGTCGTCGTTAACATTGATCAATGTAACGATCAGGGGCAAGAAACCTTAACCGCCTCTCAAACACTGGATGAAAGCCTGGCTCAAATCTTGACGGATATGGATAACATTCAATCAAACTCTGAACGTATTGCCTCCGCTATCGAAGAGCAAGGTATCGTAATGAACCAAGTCAGTGAATCCATCACTGAACTTAACGCAATTTCAGACAGCAATATGCAATCAGCACAACAGTGCCTGACAGAAGTTGATACGGTTTCAGAACAGGCTCGAGAGATGGACTTAGCCGTGGCTGAATTTAGAACCGAGTCAAAAGCCTAG
- a CDS encoding thiol:disulfide interchange protein DsbA/DsbL — translation MKKTSSLFVIAFIAIISLVGCSENSTPTEGKQFAYLPVNLSEYGLSPVTEVFSLTCGHCRKMEAVIPELETAIGQSIGKIHVTFNESAQIAAMIYYSAQLQLNATPDHAMMDELFAAVQLGEGATLEERKLAIDSAFESRNLVSPYDLGEEMQKELFKRLEFSQDVSVKGQINSVPTFIVSGKYIILTQGHSDVQSIANTINYLVEQ, via the coding sequence ATGAAAAAAACATCGTCGTTGTTTGTGATCGCTTTTATTGCAATTATCTCACTCGTTGGCTGCTCAGAAAACTCAACACCGACTGAAGGTAAACAGTTTGCCTACTTGCCGGTTAACCTATCTGAGTATGGGCTTTCCCCCGTCACAGAGGTGTTTTCCCTAACCTGCGGACACTGTCGAAAAATGGAGGCAGTCATCCCTGAACTTGAAACGGCGATAGGTCAAAGCATTGGAAAAATACACGTTACCTTCAATGAAAGTGCACAAATTGCTGCCATGATTTATTACAGTGCACAGCTGCAACTAAATGCGACGCCTGATCACGCCATGATGGATGAGCTATTTGCGGCCGTTCAGCTCGGTGAAGGTGCCACATTAGAAGAGCGCAAACTTGCGATTGATTCTGCGTTTGAATCGAGAAATCTCGTCAGTCCTTATGACTTAGGGGAAGAGATGCAAAAAGAGCTATTTAAGCGGCTAGAGTTTTCTCAAGATGTCTCGGTAAAAGGACAAATCAACTCAGTGCCGACTTTCATTGTCAGTGGTAAGTACATCATCTTGACTCAAGGTCACAGCGATGTTCAAAGTATTGCAAACACAATCAATTATTTAGTAGAACAATAA
- a CDS encoding TRAP transporter permease, translating to MSNEVEQELQKFELPTRTDFPWVTSAITGLGVVLSLLHIWFNTFSTLPELWVSATHFAGFAVICALWCPAHVSLKNSQLALAVDVVIALGAFACLLYIPYAEDALYQRGVKFVASDWFFAILAISIVIELIRRTMGWFIPILILVCLSYVVLWGQWASGIFHFPGLSMETLLYRSFYSSEGMFGSISRISWSFVFMFILFGAFLVRSGVGDYIINVARAAAGKVIGGPGFIAVIGSGLMGSVSGSSVANTVSTGVISIPLMKKAGFPSRFAAGVEAAASTGGQLMPPVMGAGAFIMASYTQIPYVDIIAVSFVPALIYFLSVAFFVRIEAKRSGVQKISTSEISLTRVLLSGWHNLIPLVVLVTLLVQGFTPTYAAGISIVSVIVSSWFSKNHKMGPKAIVEALSQGAKNMATTAVLLVGIGLVINVISTTGIGNTFSLMINEWANGSLLMMLVLIALASLILGMGLPVTAAYIVLGTLSAPALYKLIAESQLLDLMISGNLPEQAKAIFMLAAPEKLTLLNAPMALETAKEMLALVPADFVETLLEQSLGIEAVGLALLAAHLIIFWLSQDSNVTPPVCLTAFAAATIAKTPPMRTGLTAWKIAKGLYLVPLLIAYTSLVSWDVASVLTVGFFAIIGTYAFIGAIEGYLEGELNWMLRVVLVIVGIVLVWADISLWIRLLACGLFVAIFVHSGRLYDKQQINSMTPNQKAV from the coding sequence AGAACAAGAACTTCAAAAATTTGAATTACCAACTCGAACCGATTTCCCCTGGGTAACCAGCGCCATTACGGGTTTGGGTGTCGTTTTATCACTTTTGCATATTTGGTTTAACACCTTTTCAACGCTTCCCGAACTTTGGGTGTCAGCCACACACTTTGCAGGGTTCGCTGTGATATGCGCCTTGTGGTGTCCCGCTCATGTTTCTTTGAAAAACAGTCAGCTAGCGTTAGCGGTTGATGTTGTTATCGCCTTGGGTGCATTCGCCTGTTTACTGTACATTCCGTACGCGGAAGACGCCTTGTATCAACGAGGTGTAAAGTTTGTAGCCAGCGACTGGTTTTTTGCGATTTTGGCGATCAGTATCGTTATTGAACTTATACGACGAACCATGGGTTGGTTCATCCCGATTTTGATTCTAGTGTGTTTGAGTTATGTGGTTCTATGGGGGCAATGGGCTTCTGGGATATTCCACTTTCCGGGCCTCAGCATGGAAACCTTGCTGTATCGAAGTTTCTATTCATCGGAAGGCATGTTTGGGTCTATTTCTCGTATCAGTTGGTCATTTGTTTTCATGTTCATTCTCTTTGGCGCCTTTTTGGTTCGCTCGGGCGTGGGCGATTACATCATCAATGTTGCTCGCGCTGCCGCTGGGAAAGTCATTGGTGGCCCAGGGTTTATTGCGGTGATTGGGTCGGGCCTTATGGGTTCGGTCTCGGGCTCTAGCGTGGCTAATACCGTATCGACGGGTGTGATTAGTATTCCTCTGATGAAAAAAGCCGGTTTTCCATCTCGCTTTGCTGCCGGTGTTGAAGCCGCGGCCTCTACCGGTGGGCAGTTAATGCCTCCAGTAATGGGCGCAGGTGCGTTTATTATGGCCTCTTACACCCAGATCCCTTACGTTGATATCATTGCGGTGTCTTTTGTTCCTGCTCTGATTTATTTCTTGTCCGTGGCGTTTTTTGTACGTATTGAAGCAAAACGTAGCGGAGTGCAGAAAATCAGCACCAGTGAAATTTCTCTTACGCGAGTCCTCTTATCCGGTTGGCACAACCTCATTCCATTAGTGGTACTGGTGACTTTATTGGTCCAAGGATTTACCCCAACCTATGCTGCGGGTATCTCTATCGTGTCGGTTATCGTGTCATCTTGGTTCTCTAAAAATCATAAAATGGGCCCTAAAGCGATCGTAGAAGCCTTGTCTCAGGGGGCAAAAAATATGGCTACGACAGCGGTGTTGTTGGTCGGTATTGGTCTTGTGATTAACGTGATCAGTACCACGGGTATTGGTAACACATTCTCTCTTATGATTAACGAGTGGGCTAACGGTAGCTTACTGATGATGCTAGTGTTGATTGCTTTGGCGTCATTGATTCTTGGTATGGGTTTACCCGTAACGGCGGCCTATATCGTATTGGGTACCTTGTCTGCACCAGCGCTGTATAAATTGATCGCTGAAAGCCAGTTATTGGACCTCATGATTTCAGGTAATTTACCGGAACAAGCAAAAGCGATATTCATGCTAGCCGCGCCAGAAAAGCTAACATTATTGAATGCACCAATGGCGTTAGAAACGGCGAAAGAAATGCTTGCCTTGGTCCCGGCTGACTTTGTTGAAACATTACTTGAGCAGAGTTTGGGTATTGAAGCCGTCGGCTTAGCGTTGTTAGCGGCTCACCTAATTATCTTTTGGTTGTCTCAAGACAGTAATGTGACTCCGCCAGTCTGTTTAACAGCATTTGCAGCGGCCACCATTGCTAAAACACCACCCATGAGAACGGGTCTGACGGCTTGGAAAATTGCGAAAGGTCTCTACTTAGTGCCTTTATTGATCGCCTACACCAGCTTAGTCAGCTGGGATGTCGCGAGCGTGCTAACTGTCGGTTTCTTCGCGATTATCGGCACTTATGCGTTCATTGGCGCGATAGAAGGCTATCTGGAAGGTGAACTGAACTGGATGCTGAGAGTCGTTCTGGTGATCGTCGGTATCGTTCTAGTCTGGGCTGACATTTCACTATGGATTCGCCTGCTGGCTTGTGGCCTATTTGTCGCAATCTTTGTTCACAGTGGGCGGTTGTATGACAAGCAACAAATTAACTCAATGACTCCTAATCAGAAGGCCGTTTAA
- a CDS encoding ketoacyl-ACP synthase III, producing MNNFYAEITGWGKCLPPSVLSNDDLSTFLDTSDEWIRSRTGIAERRISHVNTSDMATVAAKHALASAGLEANDIDVVIVATCSPDSLIPNTASLVSKNLGIKAAAAFDLNAACTGFVYGLETATRLIQAGNYRHALVIGAERLSFFIDWTKRDTAVLFGDGSGAVVLSKTEEKVGLQQARIGCDAAGRDILAVPKFGTSMDRFAADNGYWDFNFIGKDIFKRAVKGMGAASNEVLSNSQLTTDDIDVVIPHQANIRIIQTLCDVAGISQDKAFVNIERYGNTSAATVPIALCEAVEQGKVQPGHNLLMAAFGAGLTWGAAHIKWGQRVTPLASSDACLPETDKTALELLEVAISYCREKSEAASL from the coding sequence ATGAATAACTTCTATGCAGAAATCACCGGATGGGGAAAGTGCCTACCGCCTTCAGTATTGTCAAACGACGATCTCAGTACCTTTCTCGATACATCAGATGAGTGGATCCGCTCTCGTACCGGAATTGCAGAGCGACGTATTAGCCATGTGAACACCTCTGATATGGCAACCGTTGCGGCCAAGCATGCTCTTGCTAGTGCAGGGCTTGAAGCCAACGATATCGATGTTGTGATTGTGGCGACATGCTCTCCTGATTCACTGATTCCCAATACAGCGTCCTTGGTCTCTAAAAACTTGGGCATTAAAGCGGCGGCCGCGTTTGACTTAAATGCGGCGTGTACCGGATTTGTGTACGGCTTAGAAACCGCGACGCGTTTGATACAAGCTGGAAATTACCGCCATGCTTTGGTCATTGGTGCTGAGAGACTGTCCTTTTTTATTGACTGGACGAAGCGTGATACAGCGGTTTTATTTGGAGACGGTTCTGGCGCAGTTGTTCTGTCGAAAACAGAAGAGAAAGTGGGCCTGCAACAAGCTCGTATTGGTTGTGATGCGGCGGGTCGCGATATTTTAGCTGTTCCTAAGTTCGGCACGTCGATGGACCGTTTTGCCGCTGATAACGGCTATTGGGATTTCAACTTTATTGGTAAAGATATTTTTAAGCGCGCAGTGAAAGGAATGGGTGCGGCATCGAATGAGGTGCTGAGTAACTCACAATTGACTACTGACGACATTGATGTGGTTATTCCACATCAGGCCAACATCCGAATTATTCAAACCTTGTGTGATGTGGCGGGTATTTCTCAAGATAAGGCCTTCGTCAATATTGAACGTTATGGCAACACCTCGGCTGCGACGGTTCCCATTGCGCTTTGTGAAGCGGTAGAACAAGGAAAAGTACAGCCGGGCCATAACCTATTGATGGCAGCGTTTGGAGCGGGTTTAACTTGGGGCGCCGCTCATATTAAATGGGGACAAAGAGTGACCCCACTGGCGAGTAGCGATGCCTGTCTGCCTGAAACCGACAAAACGGCGCTTGAGCTGTTAGAGGTTGCTATCAGTTACTGTAGAGAAAAAAGCGAAGCTGCTAGTCTCTAG
- the lhgO gene encoding L-2-hydroxyglutarate oxidase gives MGKEYDYLVVGGGIVGVSTAWQLKSRFPNKSILLIEKESGWAKHQTGHNSGVIHAGVYYAPGSLKAEFCKKGEQQTKAFCAKHDIKVENCGKLLVATSALELDRMVDLYARCKTNQIDVELLDKNQLSEAEPNIVGLGAILVKSTSIVDYRQVTQKMVEQFMALGGDVSLKTEVIGAHESTSHIQLDTRLDGVDTSFVGKFLVTCSGLMADRMTKMLNIDGDFQIIPYRGEYYQLAAKHNNVVNHLIYPIPDPDLPFLGVHLTRMIDGSVTVGPNAVQGWKREGYGNINFSVKDTMQMLGYSGFWKVTQKNLRTGLKEWKNSLWKPGYLKLVNKYCPAIELDDLQAYPAGVRAQAVLSDGTLVHDFLFANSMRSLHVCNAPSPAATSAIPIGEYICDKIVESSFD, from the coding sequence ATGGGCAAAGAATATGATTATCTTGTTGTGGGCGGTGGCATTGTCGGCGTTTCCACAGCATGGCAACTCAAAAGTCGTTTCCCAAACAAATCCATCTTGTTGATTGAGAAAGAAAGCGGTTGGGCAAAGCATCAAACGGGGCACAATAGTGGCGTCATTCATGCGGGTGTCTATTACGCTCCCGGCAGTTTGAAAGCAGAGTTTTGCAAAAAAGGCGAACAGCAGACCAAGGCATTCTGCGCTAAGCATGATATCAAGGTTGAAAACTGTGGGAAGCTATTGGTCGCGACTTCTGCACTGGAGCTCGATCGTATGGTGGATTTGTATGCACGTTGTAAAACCAATCAAATCGATGTGGAATTGCTTGATAAAAATCAACTGAGCGAGGCAGAACCTAACATTGTTGGGCTAGGTGCCATCTTGGTGAAATCAACCAGCATTGTTGATTACCGACAAGTAACCCAAAAGATGGTGGAGCAATTCATGGCTCTCGGAGGAGATGTGAGCCTTAAAACCGAAGTGATAGGTGCGCATGAATCGACGTCTCATATTCAGCTTGATACCCGTTTAGATGGCGTCGACACTTCATTTGTTGGCAAGTTTCTGGTGACGTGCAGCGGTTTGATGGCAGACAGAATGACGAAGATGCTCAACATCGATGGCGACTTTCAAATCATTCCTTACCGCGGTGAGTATTATCAGCTCGCCGCAAAACACAATAACGTAGTAAACCATCTGATTTATCCGATTCCTGATCCTGATTTGCCTTTTTTGGGTGTCCATTTAACCCGTATGATTGATGGTTCGGTGACGGTTGGGCCAAATGCGGTTCAAGGTTGGAAGCGAGAAGGGTATGGCAACATTAACTTTAGCGTTAAAGATACCATGCAAATGCTGGGCTATTCAGGGTTCTGGAAAGTCACACAAAAGAACCTTAGAACGGGTTTGAAGGAGTGGAAAAACTCGTTATGGAAGCCGGGTTACCTTAAATTGGTGAACAAATACTGCCCAGCAATCGAACTCGATGACTTACAGGCCTATCCAGCGGGAGTTAGAGCACAGGCTGTGTTGTCTGACGGAACATTGGTCCATGATTTCTTATTTGCAAACAGTATGCGAAGCCTGCATGTCTGTAACGCGCCTTCCCCTGCGGCGACCTCAGCGATTCCCATTGGCGAATACATTTGCGATAAAATAGTCGAATCATCGTTCGATTAA
- a CDS encoding FKBP-type peptidyl-prolyl cis-trans isomerase codes for MSKLIIPIAIVLLAVFFIYRTWNNGKLAEENQVKGAAFLSENSTKDGVITTETGLQYQVLQKGTGEEHPTATSRVKVHYHGTLIDGTVFDSSVERNEPIAFGLNQVIKGWTEGVQLMVEGDKFRLFVPSDLGYGKGGTGPIPPASVLIFDVELLEIQ; via the coding sequence ATGAGTAAATTAATCATTCCCATTGCTATCGTTTTATTGGCGGTATTTTTTATTTACCGCACATGGAACAACGGCAAACTGGCCGAAGAGAACCAAGTGAAAGGGGCAGCGTTTCTCTCTGAAAACAGCACCAAAGATGGCGTCATCACGACGGAAACCGGCCTTCAGTACCAAGTGCTTCAAAAAGGGACAGGAGAAGAACACCCTACGGCGACAAGCCGAGTCAAGGTTCACTACCATGGGACTCTCATTGATGGCACCGTGTTTGACAGCTCTGTCGAACGCAATGAGCCTATCGCTTTCGGTCTTAACCAGGTGATCAAAGGCTGGACGGAAGGTGTTCAGTTGATGGTAGAAGGCGACAAATTCCGTCTGTTCGTGCCTAGTGATCTCGGTTACGGAAAAGGCGGAACGGGCCCTATTCCTCCTGCATCGGTTTTGATTTTCGATGTTGAGTTGCTGGAAATTCAATAG
- the arfB gene encoding alternative ribosome rescue aminoacyl-tRNA hydrolase ArfB — protein sequence MLKISNSVTLQAWEIQLTAIRAQGAGGQNVNKVSSAIHLHFDINRSTLPDFYKERLLALSDSRITKDGVIVIKAQSFRTQEQNREDALNRLAQLIQAATVVQKQRRQTKPTRGSKERRLKRKNIQSQTKSLRKKPNH from the coding sequence ATGCTCAAAATATCAAACAGTGTCACTCTTCAAGCTTGGGAAATTCAATTAACCGCAATTCGAGCTCAAGGTGCGGGTGGACAAAACGTCAACAAGGTTTCTTCCGCGATTCATCTGCACTTTGACATCAACAGATCTACTCTGCCTGACTTCTACAAAGAAAGACTGTTGGCACTTTCTGATAGCAGAATCACTAAAGATGGTGTGATTGTTATTAAAGCGCAGTCATTTCGGACTCAAGAGCAAAACAGAGAAGACGCGCTTAATAGGCTTGCACAACTCATACAAGCTGCCACCGTTGTTCAAAAACAGAGGCGTCAAACCAAACCCACAAGAGGCTCCAAAGAGCGCAGGCTCAAGCGGAAAAATATTCAGTCACAAACAAAATCGTTAAGAAAAAAGCCTAATCATTAG
- a CDS encoding endonuclease/exonuclease/phosphatase family protein, with protein sequence MWLLVVFPLFLLSAIWTNFIPIEMNWWLENLLAYPFLFLAYYFLLTVYAIVYRQKTLVLIAIILCIGFYALTPKHFNQGEVCKTDNPIELLQFNLFYSNPDVNAFMNYLIQHPADLIVLQEVSPEQGERFYTLDDIYPYRYGGQPAVGYPSSQLILSRYPLKEVTFFHTPDAQNIIHGEWQLTPTQSIQIITAHPTSPRSKELWYRRNALIRTIETVVEQYPSPDTLVIGDFNLSSKAPLFNQLLPGFATLPVASWPNLTASISANQGFSTPAFSMIAIDHTWLKSERWALCSRQSITEIKGSDHLPIRTKLGVKY encoded by the coding sequence GTGTGGCTGCTCGTCGTTTTTCCTTTATTTCTTCTCTCCGCCATTTGGACAAATTTTATCCCAATAGAGATGAATTGGTGGTTAGAAAACCTTCTGGCCTATCCTTTTCTGTTCCTTGCCTATTACTTTTTATTGACCGTTTATGCCATCGTGTACCGGCAGAAAACCCTTGTCCTTATCGCCATCATTCTATGTATTGGGTTCTACGCATTAACACCAAAACATTTTAACCAGGGTGAAGTGTGTAAAACGGATAATCCCATTGAACTGTTGCAGTTTAACTTGTTTTACAGCAACCCAGACGTCAATGCATTCATGAATTACCTTATTCAACATCCCGCAGATCTGATTGTGTTGCAAGAGGTCTCTCCAGAGCAAGGAGAGCGATTTTACACCCTAGATGATATCTATCCTTATCGTTACGGCGGTCAACCAGCCGTTGGCTACCCATCAAGCCAGTTGATATTGAGTCGATATCCTTTAAAAGAGGTAACCTTCTTTCATACACCCGACGCGCAAAATATCATTCATGGGGAATGGCAACTGACTCCGACTCAATCGATTCAAATCATTACAGCTCACCCAACATCGCCACGCTCAAAAGAACTGTGGTATCGGCGCAACGCCTTAATCAGAACCATTGAAACGGTTGTAGAGCAATATCCTTCTCCAGACACTCTGGTGATCGGCGACTTCAATTTGTCTTCGAAAGCACCATTATTCAACCAACTATTGCCTGGGTTTGCGACTTTGCCTGTCGCTTCATGGCCAAACTTGACGGCTTCGATTAGCGCGAATCAAGGGTTTTCAACCCCGGCATTTTCTATGATTGCTATCGACCATACTTGGCTCAAGTCTGAACGGTGGGCACTATGCTCTAGGCAATCTATTACTGAAATAAAGGGTTCTGACCATTTGCCAATACGTACAAAGCTCGGCGTAAAATACTAG